The Eleutherodactylus coqui strain aEleCoq1 chromosome 6, aEleCoq1.hap1, whole genome shotgun sequence genome window below encodes:
- the FBXO42 gene encoding F-box only protein 42 isoform X2, which yields MMERVAHQCYHGFIKAVHDGNIQWESRTYPYPGTPITQRFSHSACYYDSNQSMYVFGGCTQSSCNAAFNDLWRLDLNSKEWIRPLASGSYPSPKAGATLVVYKELLVLFGGWTRPSPYPLHQPERFFDEIHTYSPSKNWWNCIVTTHGPPPMAGHSSCVIRDKMIVFGGSLGSRQMSNDVWVLDMEQWSWSKPNISGPSPHPRGGQSQIVIDSETILILGGCGGPNALFKDAWLLHMNTSPWTWQQLKVENEEHGAPELWCHPACRVGQCVVVFSQAPSGRAPLSPSLNSRPSPISATPPSLAPETREYRSHSPVRAPDEAPCVNGRWGTLRPRPQRQSGGGSREGSLSPAKGDGLSPVLNGGSISPAAALDSPLQVISPSAAESCEHKAAPMAPRRGSLPEQKDLCLGSEDWKRGDVDLDTSRNPPEQTNGVHTPPHITSTLSGAVSPGALRRGLEAVRALVTSSPPSSSQGGANPVSPPTLTSPGSPSSGSEAASVRPVPAQSDAHSLPPIARRLGHHPPQSLNVGKPLYQSLNCKPMQMYALDIQGTRERGRVKWKVFSNSSVVGPPETSLHTVVQGRGELIIFGGLMDKKQNVKYYPKTNALYFVRAKR from the exons ATGATGGAAA GGGTCGCTCACCAGTGTTATCACGGATTCATTAAGGCTGTTCATGATGGAAACATTCAGTGGGAGAGCCGAACCTACCCCTACCCCGGGACCCCGATTACCCAGCGCTTCTCGCACA GTGCGTGTTACTACGACTCAAACCAGTCCATGTACGTGTTTGGCGGCTGCACGCAGAGTAGCTGTAACGCGGCCTTCAATGACTTGTGGCGACTGGACCTCAACAGCAAAGAATGGATCCGCCCCCTGGCGTCAG GTTCCTATCCCTCTCCGAAGGCAGGAGCCACACTTGTTGTATACAAGGAGCTGCTGGTTCTGTTTGGTGGATGGACGCGGCCGAGCCCATATCCCTTACATCAGCCAGAACGCTTCTTTGATGAGATTCACACATATTCCCCATCTAAGAATTG GTGGAACTGCATTGTGACCACCCATGGGCCCCCACCGATGGCTGGGCACTCGTCCTGTGTTATTCGTGATAAGATGATAGTTTTCGGAGGATCTCTTGGTTCTCGTCAAAT GAGCAATGATGTCTGGGTGCTTGACATGGAGCAGTGGTCATGGTCCAAACCAAACATCTCTGGACCCAGCCCCCACCCCCGAGGAGGACAGTCGCAG ATCGTTATTGACAGTGAGACTATCCTGATCCTGGGTGGCTGCGGAGGACCCAATGCT CTTTTTAAGGATGCCTGGCTGCTGCACATGAATACTTCTCCTTGGACCTGGCAGCAGCTGAAAGTAGAAAACGAGGAGCACGGAGCCCCAGAATTGTGGTGCCATCCTGCTTGTAGA GTGGGCCAGTGTGTGGTGGTCTTCAGTCAGGCACCCAGCGGCCGGGCTCCTCTTAGTCCAAGCTTGAATTCCCGTCCTTCACCAATCAGTGCAACTCCACCTTCCCTGGCTCCGGAAACGAGAGAGTATCGATCACACTCCCCGGTCCGAGCACCTGATGAAGCCCCTTGTGTAAATGGCCGCTGGGGGACTCTCAGGCCTCGGCCTCAGAGGCAAAGTGGCGGTGGTTCCCGGGAAGGCAGCCTGTCCCCGGCTAAGGGTGATGGCCTTTCTCCTGTCCTTAATGGGGGCAGTATATCGCCTGCTGCAGCTTTGGACAGCCCCTTGCAGGTCATTTCACCCTCGGCTGCTGAGAGCTGTGAACATAAAGCTGCCCCAATGGCTCCGCGACGCGGCTCTCTGCCGGAGCAGAAGGATTTATGTCTTGgttcagaagattggaaaaggggggATGTAGATCTGGATACAAGTAGAAACCCACCTGAACAGACAAACGGAGTCCACACCCCCCCACACATTACTTCCACCCTTTCGGGAGCGGTGTCACCTGGAGCGCTTCGTCGAGGACTGGAAGCTGTTAGAGCCCTGGTAACTTCCTCACCTCCATCCTCATCACAGGGGGGCGCTAACCCTGTCAGCCCTCCAACCCTCACCTCTCCAGGTTCTCCCAGCAGCGGCTCTGAAGCGGCCTCAGTACGGCCAGTCCCTGCCCAAAGTGATGCCCATTCCCTGCCCCCTATCGCCCGTCGTCTAGGACATCACCCACCCCAGTCGCTGAATGTGGGGAAGCCcttatatcagagcttgaactgCAAGCCTATGCAGATGTATGCCTTGGACATTCAGGGGACCCGGGAACGGGGCCGTGTAAAATGGAAGGTTTTCAGTAACAGCTCTGTGGTGGGACCCCCTGAGACCAGTTTACACACTGTTGTGCAGGGTCGAGGAGAGCTCATAATTTTCGGAGGTCTCATGGACAAAAAACAGAACGTCAAATATTACCCCAAAACCAACGCCTTGTATTTCGTAAGAGCCAAGAGATAA
- the FBXO42 gene encoding F-box only protein 42 isoform X1: MASSSESEDDAFMAIDGEDAVDGTTMEQDNESQATPEVTKHNRSMSELPEEVLEYILSFLSPYQEHKTAALVCKQWYRLIKGVAHQCYHGFIKAVHDGNIQWESRTYPYPGTPITQRFSHSACYYDSNQSMYVFGGCTQSSCNAAFNDLWRLDLNSKEWIRPLASGSYPSPKAGATLVVYKELLVLFGGWTRPSPYPLHQPERFFDEIHTYSPSKNWWNCIVTTHGPPPMAGHSSCVIRDKMIVFGGSLGSRQMSNDVWVLDMEQWSWSKPNISGPSPHPRGGQSQIVIDSETILILGGCGGPNALFKDAWLLHMNTSPWTWQQLKVENEEHGAPELWCHPACRVGQCVVVFSQAPSGRAPLSPSLNSRPSPISATPPSLAPETREYRSHSPVRAPDEAPCVNGRWGTLRPRPQRQSGGGSREGSLSPAKGDGLSPVLNGGSISPAAALDSPLQVISPSAAESCEHKAAPMAPRRGSLPEQKDLCLGSEDWKRGDVDLDTSRNPPEQTNGVHTPPHITSTLSGAVSPGALRRGLEAVRALVTSSPPSSSQGGANPVSPPTLTSPGSPSSGSEAASVRPVPAQSDAHSLPPIARRLGHHPPQSLNVGKPLYQSLNCKPMQMYALDIQGTRERGRVKWKVFSNSSVVGPPETSLHTVVQGRGELIIFGGLMDKKQNVKYYPKTNALYFVRAKR, from the exons ATGGCCAGCTCCTCTGAGAGTGAAGATGATGCATTCATGGCCATTGACGGAGAGGATGCAGTAGACGGGACTACTATGGAGCAGGACAACGAGTCGCAGGCAACACCTGAGGTGACTAAGCATAACCGATCAATGTCCGAGCTGCCGGAGGAGGTCCTGGAGTACATCCTGTCCTTCCTGTCTCCATATCAGGAACATAAAACCGCAGCCTTGGTGTGTAAGCAGTGGTATCGGCTCATCAAGG GGGTCGCTCACCAGTGTTATCACGGATTCATTAAGGCTGTTCATGATGGAAACATTCAGTGGGAGAGCCGAACCTACCCCTACCCCGGGACCCCGATTACCCAGCGCTTCTCGCACA GTGCGTGTTACTACGACTCAAACCAGTCCATGTACGTGTTTGGCGGCTGCACGCAGAGTAGCTGTAACGCGGCCTTCAATGACTTGTGGCGACTGGACCTCAACAGCAAAGAATGGATCCGCCCCCTGGCGTCAG GTTCCTATCCCTCTCCGAAGGCAGGAGCCACACTTGTTGTATACAAGGAGCTGCTGGTTCTGTTTGGTGGATGGACGCGGCCGAGCCCATATCCCTTACATCAGCCAGAACGCTTCTTTGATGAGATTCACACATATTCCCCATCTAAGAATTG GTGGAACTGCATTGTGACCACCCATGGGCCCCCACCGATGGCTGGGCACTCGTCCTGTGTTATTCGTGATAAGATGATAGTTTTCGGAGGATCTCTTGGTTCTCGTCAAAT GAGCAATGATGTCTGGGTGCTTGACATGGAGCAGTGGTCATGGTCCAAACCAAACATCTCTGGACCCAGCCCCCACCCCCGAGGAGGACAGTCGCAG ATCGTTATTGACAGTGAGACTATCCTGATCCTGGGTGGCTGCGGAGGACCCAATGCT CTTTTTAAGGATGCCTGGCTGCTGCACATGAATACTTCTCCTTGGACCTGGCAGCAGCTGAAAGTAGAAAACGAGGAGCACGGAGCCCCAGAATTGTGGTGCCATCCTGCTTGTAGA GTGGGCCAGTGTGTGGTGGTCTTCAGTCAGGCACCCAGCGGCCGGGCTCCTCTTAGTCCAAGCTTGAATTCCCGTCCTTCACCAATCAGTGCAACTCCACCTTCCCTGGCTCCGGAAACGAGAGAGTATCGATCACACTCCCCGGTCCGAGCACCTGATGAAGCCCCTTGTGTAAATGGCCGCTGGGGGACTCTCAGGCCTCGGCCTCAGAGGCAAAGTGGCGGTGGTTCCCGGGAAGGCAGCCTGTCCCCGGCTAAGGGTGATGGCCTTTCTCCTGTCCTTAATGGGGGCAGTATATCGCCTGCTGCAGCTTTGGACAGCCCCTTGCAGGTCATTTCACCCTCGGCTGCTGAGAGCTGTGAACATAAAGCTGCCCCAATGGCTCCGCGACGCGGCTCTCTGCCGGAGCAGAAGGATTTATGTCTTGgttcagaagattggaaaaggggggATGTAGATCTGGATACAAGTAGAAACCCACCTGAACAGACAAACGGAGTCCACACCCCCCCACACATTACTTCCACCCTTTCGGGAGCGGTGTCACCTGGAGCGCTTCGTCGAGGACTGGAAGCTGTTAGAGCCCTGGTAACTTCCTCACCTCCATCCTCATCACAGGGGGGCGCTAACCCTGTCAGCCCTCCAACCCTCACCTCTCCAGGTTCTCCCAGCAGCGGCTCTGAAGCGGCCTCAGTACGGCCAGTCCCTGCCCAAAGTGATGCCCATTCCCTGCCCCCTATCGCCCGTCGTCTAGGACATCACCCACCCCAGTCGCTGAATGTGGGGAAGCCcttatatcagagcttgaactgCAAGCCTATGCAGATGTATGCCTTGGACATTCAGGGGACCCGGGAACGGGGCCGTGTAAAATGGAAGGTTTTCAGTAACAGCTCTGTGGTGGGACCCCCTGAGACCAGTTTACACACTGTTGTGCAGGGTCGAGGAGAGCTCATAATTTTCGGAGGTCTCATGGACAAAAAACAGAACGTCAAATATTACCCCAAAACCAACGCCTTGTATTTCGTAAGAGCCAAGAGATAA